From a single Candidatus Neomarinimicrobiota bacterium genomic region:
- the atpC gene encoding ATP synthase F1 subunit epsilon: MAAKFHLEIITPTKVYDEGDVDYLRAPGVDGAFGVLAGHTESIMALAVGEIKVVKGSIEKFYASTKGFAEITDKGVQLLVESAEPMEAIDLNRAQTAYDRAKQHLSRKKDEGLDELRAIRAVERSMNRLRVGSKR; the protein is encoded by the coding sequence ATGGCAGCCAAATTTCATCTTGAAATCATTACACCTACCAAAGTGTATGATGAGGGTGATGTAGATTACCTCCGTGCTCCTGGTGTAGATGGTGCATTCGGTGTCCTGGCAGGGCATACAGAGTCAATTATGGCTTTGGCGGTTGGTGAAATCAAAGTGGTGAAGGGTTCTATTGAGAAATTTTACGCCTCTACCAAGGGTTTTGCTGAAATCACCGATAAGGGCGTGCAGCTCCTGGTGGAATCTGCCGAACCCATGGAAGCTATTGACTTGAACCGAGCGCAAACAGCATACGATCGGGCCAAGCAACATCTCAGTCGCAAAAAAGATGAGGGGTTGGATGAGTTGAGAGCAATTCGAGCAGTAGAACGATCCATGAATCGTCTTAGGGTTGGCTCGAAGCGATAA